Proteins from a single region of Pseudomonas sp. 10S4:
- a CDS encoding autoinducer binding domain-containing protein has product MKEWREDFIELVSGCCSENELFNELIKITSNLGFEFCSYGLKTHLPLTSPQYFLLSNYPAPWEKRYVAENYFSQDPTVEHGLTRSIPMTWSAEQQSQSLKFWEEARHYNLNHGWCLSSQRGFNSIGLLSVSRSSEYISPTELENKETKLIWLTQLVHESMTRFFPKKAYLRCIGH; this is encoded by the coding sequence GTGAAAGAATGGCGCGAAGACTTCATTGAGTTAGTTTCTGGCTGCTGCTCAGAAAATGAATTATTCAATGAACTGATTAAAATAACTTCCAACTTGGGGTTCGAGTTCTGTTCCTACGGACTAAAAACCCACTTGCCGTTAACATCCCCGCAATACTTTCTACTTTCAAACTATCCCGCCCCTTGGGAAAAAAGATATGTAGCCGAAAATTATTTCTCCCAAGACCCCACCGTTGAACATGGGCTAACACGCTCCATCCCCATGACTTGGTCTGCTGAACAGCAAAGTCAAAGTCTGAAATTCTGGGAAGAAGCGCGACATTACAACCTCAATCATGGCTGGTGTCTTTCTTCGCAACGCGGATTCAACAGCATTGGCTTACTCTCCGTTTCCCGTTCCAGTGAATATATTTCACCGACAGAACTGGAAAATAAAGAAACCAAGTTAATTTGGCTGACCCAGTTAGTGCATGAGTCCATGACGCGTTTTTTTCCGAAAAAAGCATACCTGAGATGTATAGGCCACTGA
- a CDS encoding ABC transporter substrate-binding protein: MKLLPNVLFLSAGISFALLCQAGETVTIATVNNSDMIRMQKLSKTFEASHPDIKLNWVVLEENVLRQRLTTDIATQGGQFDVLTIGTYETPLWAAKRWLEPMKDLPASYDVEDIFPSVRQGLSLNDTLYALPFYGESTVTYYRTDLFKDAGLSMPEHPTWTQLGEFAGKLNHPDKEQYGMCLRGKAGWGENMALLSTMANAFGARWFDEKWQPQLTGPEWTAAANFYVDTLKRYGPPGASSNGFNETLALFNSGKCAMWVDASVAGSFITDKTQSNVADKAGFVAAPTEVTDKGSSWLYAWSLAIPTSSQHKLAAKAFVTWATSKEYIQLVAEKDGITNVPPGTRKSTYSDAYLQAAPFAKVTLQMMQNADPAHPSAQPVPYVGIQYVTIPEFQAIGTSVGKQMSAALTGQMSVEQALANAQQSTEREMKRAGYPK; encoded by the coding sequence ATGAAGCTATTGCCCAACGTCCTATTCCTGTCCGCCGGTATTTCCTTCGCCCTGCTCTGCCAGGCCGGCGAAACCGTCACCATCGCCACAGTGAACAACAGCGACATGATCCGCATGCAAAAGCTCTCGAAAACCTTCGAGGCTTCGCACCCCGACATCAAGCTCAATTGGGTGGTGCTGGAGGAGAATGTCTTGCGCCAACGCCTGACCACCGACATCGCCACTCAGGGCGGTCAATTTGACGTGCTGACCATTGGCACTTACGAAACGCCGCTGTGGGCGGCAAAGCGCTGGCTGGAACCGATGAAGGACCTGCCCGCCAGCTATGACGTCGAGGACATCTTTCCTTCGGTGCGCCAGGGGCTTTCGCTCAACGACACGCTCTACGCCCTGCCGTTCTATGGCGAAAGCACGGTCACTTATTACCGCACCGACCTGTTCAAGGACGCCGGGCTGAGCATGCCCGAGCACCCGACCTGGACCCAGCTCGGCGAGTTTGCCGGCAAGCTGAACCATCCGGACAAAGAGCAATACGGCATGTGCCTGCGCGGCAAGGCCGGCTGGGGTGAAAACATGGCGTTGCTCTCGACCATGGCCAATGCCTTTGGTGCGCGCTGGTTCGACGAAAAGTGGCAACCGCAACTCACCGGACCTGAATGGACCGCCGCTGCCAACTTCTACGTCGATACGCTGAAGCGTTACGGCCCGCCGGGTGCCTCGAGCAATGGTTTCAACGAGACCCTGGCCCTGTTCAACAGCGGCAAGTGCGCGATGTGGGTCGATGCCAGTGTGGCGGGTTCCTTCATCACAGACAAAACCCAGAGCAATGTCGCCGACAAGGCCGGCTTCGTTGCGGCGCCCACCGAGGTCACGGACAAGGGTTCATCGTGGCTGTATGCCTGGTCGTTGGCCATCCCGACCAGCTCCCAACACAAATTAGCTGCAAAAGCCTTCGTGACTTGGGCCACCTCCAAGGAATACATCCAGCTGGTCGCCGAGAAGGATGGCATCACCAACGTACCGCCGGGCACCCGGAAGTCGACCTACAGCGACGCTTACTTGCAGGCCGCGCCCTTCGCCAAGGTCACGCTGCAAATGATGCAGAACGCCGACCCAGCGCATCCGTCCGCCCAGCCTGTGCCCTACGTCGGCATCCAGTACGTGACCATTCCCGAGTTCCAGGCCATCGGCACATCGGTCGGCAAGCAGATGTCTGCGGCCCTCACCGGGCAGATGTCGGTTGAACAAGCATTGGCCAATGCCCAACAGAGCACCGAACGCGAGATGAAACGCGCCGGGTACCCCAAGTAG
- a CDS encoding lysophospholipid acyltransferase family protein, whose translation MAEIANGLRPQSFGVMVCVDVLIVAEALKPGMVIVGKKSLKWLPLVGQLYWLTGSLFIDRNSPRASILSLRKISKSVVADNTSIWIFPEGTRNNGGEMLPFKAGAFRIAKDMGVGIIPVTISPAVGSIAYNSLRSTEVSIVAHQPIEADEVASMSAKELARYTREIINNMIPVI comes from the coding sequence TTGGCCGAAATCGCGAATGGCCTCCGGCCCCAAAGTTTTGGGGTGATGGTGTGTGTTGATGTTCTGATTGTTGCTGAGGCGCTGAAACCAGGTATGGTTATTGTCGGTAAAAAATCACTCAAATGGTTGCCTCTGGTTGGGCAACTGTATTGGCTGACGGGCAGTCTGTTCATTGACAGAAACAGCCCCCGGGCTTCTATTCTGAGCTTGCGCAAAATTAGCAAGAGTGTGGTTGCAGACAATACTTCCATCTGGATCTTTCCTGAAGGTACCCGAAACAACGGTGGGGAAATGCTGCCTTTCAAGGCAGGGGCCTTTCGGATTGCCAAGGACATGGGCGTGGGGATCATTCCCGTTACGATCAGTCCTGCTGTTGGGAGTATCGCTTACAACTCATTGCGCTCTACTGAAGTCAGTATCGTCGCCCATCAACCCATTGAGGCGGATGAGGTCGCAAGCATGAGTGCCAAGGAACTGGCTCGTTACACACGGGAGATCATCAACAATATGATCCCGGTCATTTAG
- the rfaH gene encoding transcription/translation regulatory transformer protein RfaH, whose amino-acid sequence MNANAQHAAKAWYLVQCKSRQDERAEEHLQRQGYACFRSTYKRERILKGRRQLISESLFPGYLFIQLSQQDSWSPLRSTRGVSRVVAFGGHPMPISDTLIDDLQERDNQAIVTTLLKPGENVRINEGPFAELEAVFLAMEGEERVLLLMNFLHREQRISLPLAGISKLRLASCNGR is encoded by the coding sequence ATGAACGCCAATGCACAACACGCCGCCAAAGCCTGGTATCTGGTCCAGTGCAAATCCCGGCAAGACGAACGCGCCGAAGAACATCTGCAGCGCCAAGGCTATGCCTGTTTTCGCTCGACCTACAAACGTGAGCGCATTTTAAAGGGGCGGCGACAGCTGATCAGCGAGTCGCTGTTTCCTGGCTACCTGTTTATTCAACTGAGCCAGCAAGACAGCTGGAGCCCTCTGCGTTCGACCCGTGGCGTGTCACGAGTCGTCGCATTCGGCGGTCATCCAATGCCAATCAGCGATACGCTGATCGACGATCTCCAGGAGCGGGACAACCAGGCCATCGTGACAACACTATTGAAACCTGGGGAAAACGTGCGCATCAATGAAGGCCCGTTTGCCGAACTCGAAGCAGTGTTCCTGGCCATGGAGGGTGAGGAACGCGTGTTGCTGCTGATGAACTTTCTGCACCGTGAACAGCGAATCAGCCTGCCGCTGGCAGGCATCAGCAAGCTTCGGCTGGCGTCCTGCAACGGCAGATAA
- a CDS encoding LysR family transcriptional regulator, whose product MSRLPPLRALQIFETVGHCGGISQAAKRLNISVGAVSQQMKLLDEALGMSLTVKEGQRLRLNAIGQRFHARCSIAFEELRAAVSEVERSKNPNNLYVSGLPSLMTKWLAPLTYEWRHEDGDLDIYLDGTLADTSEEENADFRIGYGEPGQYAGHSVVLFRDCVVPACSPTLLGHPGNVEHAGDLLQYPLIRIDSRPKFDSPPHGPNGLNWRALPSSRRLPYVVAFLRPAWLFKPPSITRE is encoded by the coding sequence ATGAGCCGCTTACCGCCCTTACGAGCCCTCCAAATATTCGAAACCGTTGGTCACTGCGGCGGTATATCCCAAGCCGCAAAGCGATTGAACATCTCTGTGGGCGCGGTGAGTCAGCAGATGAAGTTGCTTGATGAGGCGCTGGGCATGAGCTTGACGGTCAAGGAGGGACAGCGCTTGCGACTGAATGCCATTGGCCAGCGTTTTCATGCGCGGTGTTCTATCGCGTTTGAAGAATTGAGAGCCGCCGTTTCCGAAGTAGAGCGTTCGAAAAACCCCAACAATTTGTATGTCAGTGGCCTGCCTTCGCTCATGACCAAGTGGCTGGCGCCGCTCACTTACGAATGGCGGCACGAGGATGGTGATCTCGACATCTATCTCGATGGCACGCTGGCAGATACTTCGGAGGAGGAAAACGCAGATTTTCGTATCGGCTATGGCGAACCTGGCCAATATGCCGGGCATAGCGTTGTGCTGTTCCGCGATTGTGTGGTGCCGGCATGTTCACCGACGCTTTTAGGCCATCCGGGCAATGTGGAACACGCCGGTGACCTGCTCCAATACCCACTTATCCGTATCGATTCGCGGCCGAAATTTGACTCACCCCCTCATGGGCCGAATGGTTTGAACTGGAGGGCGCTGCCGTCGAGCAGACGATTGCCATACGTCGTAGCTTTTCTTCGTCCAGCATGGCTATTCAAGCCGCCATCGATCACCAGGGAATAG
- a CDS encoding phosphomannomutase, which yields MKTLSGFKAGDSRQPYGADLKNNLAYLIVRAYASELIFPRAPKTPALLVERIGVFPSSGEIRREVKDGATLLASIKNCYITQALEINEDDGLSLVFADWRFSLCLSGNGGTTCLNVESRGDITLMQRKTVELLEQIDAATD from the coding sequence ATGAAGACATTGAGCGGTTTCAAGGCCGGTGACAGTCGCCAGCCGTATGGCGCTGACCTTAAAAACAACCTTGCGTACCTTATCGTCCGTGCCTACGCCTCGGAGCTGATCTTCCCCCGCGCGCCGAAAACGCCAGCGTTGCTGGTAGAGCGCATCGGCGTCTTTCCTTCTTCCGGGGAGATTCGCCGTGAGGTCAAGGATGGCGCCACGCTGCTGGCAAGTATCAAGAACTGCTACATCACCCAAGCGCTGGAAATCAACGAGGACGACGGGCTGAGCCTGGTTTTTGCAGACTGGCGCTTCAGCTTGTGCCTTTCGGGTAATGGCGGCACGACGTGCCTGAATGTGGAAAGTCGCGGCGACATCACGTTGATGCAGCGTAAAACTGTCGAGCTGCTGGAGCAGATCGACGCAGCAACAGACTGA
- a CDS encoding helix-turn-helix domain-containing protein, with protein sequence MTSQYTKTDKPPALEVILNEPQHSFRWYQHDYPFDLARWNHHPEFEIHLIREGSGRLLAGDYIGLFEAGHVALIGPGLPHDWISDLGKGELIAGRDVVLQFDGQALMQLRNLVPELNELQSLFRQAARGIEFGGVTRKKAAELLEQIGLSQGFERLCLFLSLLQLLASAPEAERKTLASLQYAPMLDALTAQRMSIVFDYILNDLADELRLSVIAQRLDMSEPAFSKFFKRATGHTFVDLTRKLRVQRACRLLAQSGLSVANICFEVGYANLSNFNRHFRHEMQETPSEYRQRLQKAVAAG encoded by the coding sequence GTGACGAGCCAATACACAAAAACGGACAAACCGCCCGCGCTCGAAGTCATTCTCAACGAGCCACAGCACAGCTTTCGCTGGTATCAGCATGACTATCCCTTCGATCTGGCGCGCTGGAATCATCATCCCGAGTTCGAGATCCATCTGATTCGCGAAGGCAGCGGTCGGCTGTTGGCGGGTGATTACATCGGCCTGTTCGAGGCCGGCCATGTGGCGCTGATCGGGCCGGGCCTGCCGCACGACTGGATCAGCGATCTGGGTAAAGGCGAGCTGATTGCGGGGCGTGACGTGGTGTTGCAGTTCGACGGCCAGGCGCTGATGCAACTGCGCAACCTGGTGCCTGAGCTCAATGAGTTGCAGAGCCTGTTCCGGCAAGCGGCCCGGGGAATCGAGTTTGGTGGCGTTACCCGAAAGAAAGCCGCCGAGCTTCTGGAACAGATCGGGTTGAGCCAGGGGTTTGAGCGGTTGTGCCTGTTTTTGTCGTTGCTGCAACTGCTGGCCTCAGCGCCTGAAGCCGAAAGAAAGACCCTCGCCAGCCTGCAATACGCGCCGATGCTCGACGCCTTGACGGCCCAGCGCATGAGCATCGTTTTTGACTACATCCTCAACGACCTCGCCGACGAACTGCGGCTGTCCGTCATCGCCCAGCGTCTGGACATGAGCGAACCGGCGTTTTCCAAGTTCTTCAAGCGTGCCACCGGCCACACCTTCGTCGACCTGACCCGCAAGCTGCGGGTGCAGCGAGCCTGCCGGTTGTTGGCGCAAAGCGGCTTGAGTGTCGCCAACATCTGCTTTGAGGTGGGTTACGCCAATCTGTCGAATTTCAATCGGCACTTTCGGCATGAAATGCAGGAGACGCCGAGCGAATATCGGCAGCGGTTGCAAAAGGCCGTGGCGGCCGGTTAA
- a CDS encoding helix-turn-helix transcriptional regulator — protein sequence MYRPLTAREKETLKWTAVGKTYVEISIILNIDTRTVKFHLVNSMRKLQASNKAEAAVKASLMGLLF from the coding sequence ATGTATAGGCCACTGACCGCACGCGAAAAAGAAACCTTGAAATGGACGGCCGTTGGAAAAACCTATGTCGAAATCAGCATTATTCTAAATATCGACACGCGGACCGTGAAATTTCATTTGGTTAATTCCATGCGCAAACTTCAAGCATCGAACAAAGCCGAAGCAGCAGTCAAAGCGTCCTTGATGGGTTTGCTGTTCTAA
- a CDS encoding aminotransferase class I/II-fold pyridoxal phosphate-dependent enzyme translates to MRIDDVALKSKELGYYTYFPQVRSACGRDMTLADGRKMLSFASCDYLGLSNHERMKESAIAAIREYGSNIGGPMIFSGFTEYHERLQNGFNELYAGRTSLMFTTSYQANFGVIPLAAERADLILLDQLSHVSIWDGVKLSGCPFRAYIHANVEMLEQLVRLNQDKRILIITDGVFSADGDVADLRKITRLKQIHPSLEIYIDDAHGVGMLGGSGQGACESAGVVSDIDYIVGTMSKAFGSSGGFVVFKDEAFAERVRFRCPTYNGSQSVSPGVASASCTALEINATEGVVRRHQLAELTRYTHEKIDSLGVDKLYSKTAVIPVIFKDPMEAARVNAELVGKGIMGSLFVPPFVPNHQSRIRLCLTYNHTIADVDYCVDALGKII, encoded by the coding sequence ATGCGTATTGATGACGTTGCATTAAAATCGAAAGAGTTGGGTTATTACACATATTTTCCTCAAGTCCGTTCAGCCTGTGGTCGGGACATGACGCTCGCTGATGGTCGGAAAATGTTGAGCTTTGCATCGTGCGATTATTTAGGGCTTTCAAATCACGAGCGCATGAAGGAATCAGCTATTGCTGCCATTCGGGAATACGGTTCAAACATCGGCGGCCCCATGATTTTCAGTGGTTTCACCGAATACCACGAGCGTCTGCAAAATGGCTTTAACGAATTGTATGCAGGACGTACATCGCTCATGTTTACTACCTCATATCAGGCGAATTTTGGTGTTATTCCATTGGCCGCCGAGCGTGCTGACCTGATTTTGTTGGACCAGTTGTCACATGTGTCGATCTGGGACGGCGTGAAATTGTCGGGCTGTCCATTCAGGGCCTACATTCATGCCAATGTCGAAATGCTCGAGCAATTAGTTCGACTGAATCAAGACAAGAGAATTTTGATCATTACCGACGGGGTTTTCTCGGCAGACGGTGATGTCGCCGACCTCAGAAAAATCACCCGGTTGAAACAGATCCATCCGAGCCTCGAAATCTACATCGATGATGCTCACGGTGTCGGTATGTTGGGCGGCTCAGGCCAAGGGGCCTGCGAATCGGCTGGAGTGGTCTCGGATATCGATTACATCGTCGGCACCATGAGCAAAGCCTTTGGCTCATCCGGTGGGTTCGTTGTATTCAAGGATGAGGCGTTCGCTGAAAGAGTCCGGTTCCGTTGCCCTACCTACAACGGTTCCCAATCGGTTTCACCGGGTGTCGCTTCAGCTTCATGCACGGCACTAGAGATCAACGCTACGGAAGGGGTTGTACGTCGGCATCAACTTGCTGAACTCACCCGCTATACACATGAGAAAATTGACTCACTTGGCGTTGATAAGCTCTATTCGAAGACTGCCGTGATCCCGGTGATATTCAAAGATCCGATGGAGGCCGCCCGGGTCAATGCCGAGTTGGTTGGTAAAGGGATCATGGGTTCACTGTTCGTGCCGCCCTTTGTGCCGAATCATCAATCCAGGATCAGATTGTGTCTGACGTACAACCACACCATTGCCGACGTGGATTACTGTGTTGATGCATTGGGAAAAATTATTTAA
- a CDS encoding undecaprenyl-diphosphate phosphatase: protein MDFWTTLQVLILGMVEGLTEFLPVSSTGHQIIAADLLDFGGERAMAFNIIIQLGAILAVVWEFRRKILEIITGLPTELNAQRFSLNVLIGFLPAVVLGVMFADSIHAHLFNPITVAIALVVGGIVMLWAEQREHVVRIVHIDDMRWTDALKVGFAQCLAMIPGTSRSGSTIIGGLLFGLSRKVATEYSFFLAMPTMVGAAVYSGFKYRHLFQASDLPVFILGFVVAFFFAMIAVRGLLKFIANHSYAVFAWYRIGFGLLILVTWWLGWIQWSDQP from the coding sequence ATGGATTTTTGGACGACCCTGCAAGTATTGATTTTAGGGATGGTTGAAGGCCTCACGGAATTTTTACCCGTCTCCAGTACAGGTCATCAGATTATTGCCGCGGATTTGCTCGACTTCGGCGGAGAGCGAGCCATGGCCTTTAATATCATCATTCAGTTGGGGGCTATCCTGGCTGTCGTCTGGGAGTTTCGCCGCAAAATTCTCGAGATCATCACGGGCTTGCCAACCGAGCTTAATGCTCAACGTTTCAGCCTGAATGTGTTGATCGGATTCTTGCCGGCCGTTGTACTGGGGGTGATGTTTGCCGACAGCATCCATGCACATCTTTTTAATCCGATCACGGTGGCCATAGCGCTGGTGGTGGGCGGGATTGTCATGTTGTGGGCTGAACAACGTGAACATGTGGTGCGCATCGTTCACATTGACGATATGCGCTGGACCGATGCCTTGAAGGTCGGTTTTGCACAGTGTCTGGCGATGATCCCCGGCACTTCGCGCTCCGGGTCGACGATTATCGGCGGGCTGCTGTTTGGTCTGTCACGCAAGGTGGCTACCGAGTATTCGTTTTTTCTGGCGATGCCGACGATGGTCGGGGCCGCGGTTTACTCCGGCTTCAAATATCGCCATTTGTTCCAGGCCAGCGACCTGCCGGTGTTTATCTTGGGGTTTGTGGTGGCATTCTTCTTCGCGATGATTGCCGTACGTGGTTTGCTCAAATTCATCGCTAACCATAGCTATGCCGTGTTTGCCTGGTATCGGATCGGGTTTGGCTTGCTGATTTTGGTAACCTGGTGGTTGGGCTGGATTCAATGGTCTGATCAACCCTAG
- a CDS encoding L-iditol 2-dehydrogenase: MKRLEGKSTLITGSARGIGKAFAQAYIREGANVAIADINLERAQATAAELGSQAYAVEMDVTNQASIDAAIAAVVAKVGKLDILINNAALFDLAPITDITRDSYERLFSINVAGTLFTLQAAARQMVAQGHGGKIINMASQAGRRGESLVAVYCATKAAVISLTQSAGLNLIKHGINVNAIAPGVVDGEHWDGVDALFAKYESRPLGEKKKLVGEEVPFGRMATADDLAGMAIFLASSESEYIVAQTYNVDGGIG, encoded by the coding sequence ATGAAACGTCTGGAAGGAAAAAGCACGTTGATTACCGGGTCCGCCAGGGGCATCGGCAAAGCCTTCGCACAGGCTTACATCCGCGAGGGTGCTAACGTCGCGATTGCCGATATCAACCTGGAACGGGCGCAAGCGACCGCAGCCGAATTGGGTTCCCAGGCCTATGCGGTGGAGATGGATGTTACTAATCAGGCATCCATCGACGCCGCCATTGCAGCCGTCGTCGCAAAAGTCGGCAAGCTCGATATTCTGATCAACAACGCCGCGCTGTTTGATCTGGCGCCAATCACTGACATCACCCGCGACAGCTACGAGCGCCTGTTCTCGATCAACGTCGCCGGCACCCTGTTCACGTTGCAGGCCGCCGCCCGGCAAATGGTTGCCCAGGGGCACGGTGGCAAGATCATCAACATGGCCAGCCAGGCCGGTCGCCGGGGTGAGTCGCTGGTGGCGGTGTATTGCGCGACCAAAGCGGCGGTGATCAGCCTCACGCAATCGGCCGGTCTGAATCTGATCAAACATGGGATCAACGTCAACGCCATTGCACCGGGTGTGGTCGACGGCGAGCATTGGGATGGCGTCGATGCGTTGTTCGCCAAATATGAAAGCCGACCGCTCGGGGAGAAGAAAAAACTGGTTGGCGAGGAAGTGCCTTTTGGACGCATGGCCACCGCAGACGATCTGGCGGGCATGGCGATATTCCTGGCGTCGTCCGAGAGTGAGTACATCGTCGCGCAGACGTACAACGTTGATGGGGGAATTGGTTGA
- a CDS encoding phosphoglycerate mutase family protein, giving the protein MIYLIRHASPLVNYERCNSASAKVLLDEYNQTSRIDEDEITGFLNQPDLSQPLLASEASVFSSPVNRAYATACRLFEVARIQQDSRLQEYDLRLSAIPFLKMGLRQWFALHRILWLLGVSLGAVSRKAEYLRAVGVAEELYKSSAEAGKTMIVISHGMFLRTVRKTLQKQGMQARTIYRSGCFTVESLTP; this is encoded by the coding sequence GTGATTTATTTAATACGACACGCCTCACCGCTGGTCAATTACGAGCGCTGCAACTCCGCCTCGGCCAAAGTGCTTCTGGATGAATATAACCAGACCTCACGTATCGATGAGGATGAAATTACCGGTTTCTTGAACCAGCCGGACTTGTCGCAGCCATTGTTAGCATCTGAGGCCAGCGTCTTTTCCTCCCCGGTCAACAGAGCCTATGCAACGGCGTGCAGGCTGTTTGAGGTTGCGCGTATTCAACAGGATAGCCGGTTACAAGAATACGACCTGCGGTTAAGCGCCATTCCCTTCCTGAAAATGGGGTTAAGGCAATGGTTCGCGTTGCACAGAATTCTGTGGTTGCTAGGGGTTTCGCTGGGAGCTGTTTCCCGAAAAGCAGAATACCTTCGGGCTGTAGGTGTCGCCGAGGAGCTTTACAAATCCAGCGCCGAGGCAGGGAAAACGATGATTGTCATATCCCACGGTATGTTCCTTAGAACCGTCAGGAAAACACTGCAAAAACAGGGCATGCAGGCCCGCACGATTTATCGCTCAGGGTGTTTCACGGTTGAATCTTTAACACCATGA
- a CDS encoding LysR substrate-binding domain-containing protein, with translation MRRSFSSSSMAIQAAIDHQGIVLAQFSMIARDIDEGRLIIPWQRAMPLPSPYYLSWHPNTLQKAQCRAFQRWLIGRGRAQENITDALIAAQPAGKK, from the coding sequence ATACGTCGTAGCTTTTCTTCGTCCAGCATGGCTATTCAAGCCGCCATCGATCACCAGGGAATAGTGCTGGCGCAGTTTTCGATGATAGCCCGTGACATCGATGAAGGGCGCTTGATCATTCCTTGGCAGCGAGCCATGCCGCTGCCCTCGCCGTATTACCTGAGTTGGCACCCGAATACTTTGCAGAAAGCGCAATGCCGGGCATTTCAACGCTGGCTGATTGGCCGAGGGAGAGCACAAGAGAACATTACCGACGCCTTGATAGCGGCACAGCCCGCTGGCAAAAAATGA
- the galU gene encoding UTP--glucose-1-phosphate uridylyltransferase GalU: MIRKCLFPAAGYGTRFLPATKAMPKEMLPIVNKPLIQYAVEEARDAGLQHMAIVTGRGKRALEDHFDVSFELEHQIRGTDKEMFLAGTRELIDTCSFSYTRQVEMKGLGHAILSGRPLIGDEPFAVVLADDLCLNLGGDGVLAQMLKLYEQYRCSIVAIQEVPLEQTQKYGVIAGQLLSEGIYRVSSMVEKPRPEDAPSNLAIIGRYILTPDIFDLIADTEPGKGGEIQITDALMKQAKDGCVLAYKFKGRRFDCGGAEGYIEATNFCFENLHQNNL; encoded by the coding sequence ATGATTCGTAAATGTCTGTTCCCCGCTGCCGGCTATGGAACCCGTTTTTTACCCGCGACCAAGGCCATGCCCAAGGAAATGCTGCCGATCGTCAACAAGCCGCTGATCCAGTACGCCGTCGAGGAAGCGCGCGATGCCGGCCTGCAACATATGGCCATCGTCACCGGTCGCGGCAAGCGAGCGCTGGAAGACCATTTCGATGTCAGCTTCGAGTTGGAACATCAAATTCGCGGCACCGATAAGGAGATGTTTCTGGCCGGTACTCGGGAGCTGATCGACACCTGCAGTTTTTCCTATACCCGTCAGGTAGAGATGAAGGGCCTGGGGCACGCCATTCTCAGCGGTCGCCCGCTGATCGGTGATGAACCCTTCGCGGTGGTCCTGGCGGACGACCTGTGCCTGAACCTGGGTGGTGATGGCGTACTGGCGCAAATGCTCAAGCTCTACGAGCAGTACCGCTGTTCAATCGTGGCGATCCAGGAAGTCCCCCTCGAGCAGACTCAAAAGTACGGTGTGATTGCCGGCCAGTTGCTGAGTGAGGGCATTTATCGGGTCAGCAGCATGGTTGAGAAACCTCGTCCGGAGGACGCACCTTCCAATCTGGCAATCATCGGCCGATACATTCTGACTCCCGACATCTTTGACCTGATCGCCGACACCGAACCTGGCAAGGGCGGTGAAATCCAGATTACCGATGCGCTGATGAAACAGGCCAAGGACGGTTGTGTGCTGGCTTACAAATTCAAGGGCCGACGCTTCGATTGCGGAGGTGCCGAAGGGTATATCGAAGCGACCAATTTCTGCTTCGAAAACCTGCATCAAAACAACCTGTGA